Below is a genomic region from Acidimicrobiales bacterium.
GGCGTTGCGGGCCTCGCCCAGCCCGGTGGCGACGGCCACGTCCACCCAGGGGTTGGCGGCGGCCCGGTCGGCGCCCGGCAGGATCCCGAGGGTGGTACCGCCCGACTCCTTGGCGCCCCGGCAGGCCGCCTCCATGACGCCGCCCAGACCGCCGCAGACGACCACCGCGCCGCCCTCGCCGAGCGCCCGGCCCACCGCCTCGGCGGCGACCAGGGCGTCCGGGGCGGCGTCGCCCGGACCGACC
It encodes:
- a CDS encoding TIGR00725 family protein, which translates into the protein MGRAYVAVVGPGDAAPDALVAAEAVGRALGEGGAVVVCGGLGGVMEAACRGAKESGGTTLGILPGADRAAANPWVDVAVATGLGEARNALVVRAADAVVAVAGGYGTLSEIALALRSGTPVVGVATWDVAGVERAGSPAEAAAAALRHAAARVGG